From Daucus carota subsp. sativus chromosome 6, DH1 v3.0, whole genome shotgun sequence:
ATATCAATTGTCATTTAGACCTACCATCAACGTATCAGACTACGTATGTGAATCGCTAATTAACAACCATTCGATCTTGCTATTTGAGACTGGACTGTACCCATTTATCTCCCTGTATAATTTGCGAATGGGACAACAATTGAACATAGCACAAACAATATTCAATTGGCCGTCAAAGCAGTTGGAGATGATCAGGAGCACAAGTACAAACTTTTTACGCACATTTACTAGATAATTTTTCACCCGGTTGATAAAAAGTTGAAGTATATAAGGCCACCTCCTCTACTACTCTCTTCATCACAACAGCTtcctatcttcttcttcttcatctatAAAATCTTTCTGTCAACCGAGGAGGATTCAGCGCAATGGCTATGAAAGCTACCTCAGTTCTTGCCTTGCTGGTAATCTTCAACGTCCTTGTCTCGTCTGTCATGGGACGTGACATCCCAAAGGACTCGAAAACTGCTGAAGTGAAGAAACCCGAGACTTTTAACCAAGAAGGCAGCGTCCTCATTCCAGGAGTCGGACGTGTCATGATCCCACCAAAGAAGAAGTGCTTTTTCAAAGGGTTTAACCCATTCACCTACAATCCCGTGACAGGCAAAAACACCGGACATGGAATCAGCATTCCCACTCTCCCTAATACTGGCGTCCCTGGCTACCTTCCCGGTAATGATGACACCTTCATCCCCAACCCGGGATTTGAGGTCCCCACCGGTTTTCCAGCCCCGCCTATTCGTCATTAGAAGTTTCCTTCTTACACTATAGATGCCATGTATCACTCGGCATTGAGCTTCAAACTCATTCAGATGGTAGTATGCATGGCCTTATCATCGTGGGGAGTACTCTGTTCGTTTCTGTCTAGCTACTTTCTAGCTTTTTGTGTACCAAAATCCTCTGTAATCACTTTCTGTATTTCTGTATTGTATTTCTTGTACTAGTTCACGCttgaaatgaataaaaataatgtttaaGATTAAACTGAACGTGAAATGCATACATCGACCATACCTCGGCTCTAAAAAGCTCTTCCGCTGTTTCGTACCACAAACTTGTCAGCTTAGATGgatcacatatataatttgatcaGGTCTTGAAACATACTCCAGTAATGAGCAAGGAAACACAATCTGGTAATACTTGTACTTATGTACTTGTTCTTGAATGGACTGAGGAATGCATCTGCAGAAACACTGACACAATGTGGGGGCCTTTCAGCTTTGAGATCTGGATATTACTGTATTCTATAAACAGACAGTCTTATACAATATGCTTCACTTGAATAACTTCATTTACTGCTCAGTTAGATCAACCAGTTGCACAGGATACAACTCACCAAGTACAATTTTACCTGTATACATTTAACAAAAAATCTTGTATTTTATCCATTGAATTCATATACCGTAGTAAAAAGGAcattttgattaataaaatagtaaaaaacTATCACATTCGGACAATGGTATTTACTTGGCTGAAAGCCAGAAACTCAATGTTGTCTTGATACCAGAACATTAATTCTTCTTGGTACAAATTTTAACTACCTAAGCAAATTTTTGGTGATGTACTCTTTAAATGAAGTGCTGTATATTTTGCAATATGTCTGGATTTGTTGGAGAACATAGACTCCTCTACCTAGCTAGTACTCTGTTTATGAGCTGGTGACACTAAATTggttaaaaacaataataattccCAAATGACATGTCACGTTGTAATTggtgataaatataatatatgagatTGACCCCGTATTCATCGATCACAAAAATTAGAATATTCCACTATATCATGTCATCTCCGTCGTGTTATTCAGAAACTCTTTTCACGAATCGATTCGGGATATCTAGCACGGCTCCTCTATTTAAAAAAAGTCGAATCGGTTAAACCCAAACTACCTAACAGTTAATTTGATGCATGGTTCCCAGAACTTATTATTTTTGTCTGACAACTCAACAATTGTTCTTACCCAAATACGGAAGAATATTTCCCTCGTGCAAAGCCAAGAAATGCGTTCAGTTAATATATCTGTACAGACATGTGGAAAGCTTATAAATTCACCAGATAATGAAGCTATTAAACTCTAGTAGATAGGCGTGGCTTTGGTCCACAATGGATGATTTCATGCCACACAAAAACAATAGGATTTGTATGTTTTTACCAAATACAAATTACAATGGTTATTAATAAAAGTAAATCAGCACAAATTCTAACCAACTTGAGGGCCTAACTGACATGCAAACATTACCCAGAATACTAATGTAGCTACACAAAACACACAGACACATGTAATTAATATCTGATAGTGTGATGTTAGCCTAATTTATGATTCTCTAATTGACCAATAGTCGTTTTCTAATACTATCAGCATCTATGTATTtaaaacacaaaatcaaaatctaactTAAGTGCAGTCAGCAGTGTACTTAATGAAAAGTCAGTTGATGTCTTAGGTTCTAAGACAGCATCTTTGCCCATTGAGCGACAGGAACTAGTAACCGCAACATTATGATCCTCTAATTGTGCTTATCCTAAGACCATCAGCATCCATCTTTGTTATCGAAAGACAGAATCCAAAACCAACTTAATTGCACTAAATCAACTTTCTAAACTCTAGCTAGACAATACAAAGATGGAGGTTGTGGTCCAGGTCTTGATGATGCAGACCCCATGCATAAGCTCTGAAGTCTGAAACGCTTAAACAAATGTGGGGGCGGCTGAACTCTGAAATATGGAATTTACCCCATACAGAGGTGGCTGCCCATCAGTGATTATGCTTCACTTCATTTACAGCCTAGTACAAGAACAACCAGTTGCAGAAGAAAAGTACAAATTTACTTGTACCCCTCCTCCCCAGATGAATTCGTAGTTTAGAAGTACAATTTTAAGGTATTCAATAGCATGCAAAATATGACTTCCAATAAATCAAGCTCATGAGAAGATGATTAAGCTAGATATAGTACTGATCAGATTCTTTTGCGCCAGATATCAGTTTTGTTTGAAAAAACACGCATgttatatataacaatttttaaccgcttcataattttatttgctGCATAAAGTGATGTTATTTTGAGAAGATTTTCCTAGCCTAAAAACTGAAGAATATTCCCCTTCTGCAAAGACAAGAAATGCATTCAGTTGATAGGTGAATAACTCAGGGCTTCTCCACAAAACATGgtaatatatagaaatatgtataaaccCACCAAATAAGGAAGCTATTAAAACCTAGCTTTGGTCCACAGTGGATGATCTACTAATTGTAATACCAACCAACCGGAAGCTGTCAACTTAAACATGCACACATTAGCTAGAATAATGATGTAACAATACAAAACGCAGACACCCGTGTGATTAACGTATGATGT
This genomic window contains:
- the LOC108208002 gene encoding putative cell wall protein, which translates into the protein MAMKATSVLALLVIFNVLVSSVMGRDIPKDSKTAEVKKPETFNQEGSVLIPGVGRVMIPPKKKCFFKGFNPFTYNPVTGKNTGHGISIPTLPNTGVPGYLPGNDDTFIPNPGFEVPTGFPAPPIRH